From the genome of Ignavibacteriales bacterium, one region includes:
- a CDS encoding NAD-dependent malic enzyme, giving the protein MKTYSMKTDALTGENYLEVYLHGQQLVTDPFLNKASAYSEEERLNLGLSGLIRPAISNIEDQRQRSYEMFTRKHDEIEKYIFLQGLLNRNETLFYNLLCNNLIEMLPIVYTPTVGKACLMLSHITREYRGIYITPENIGSIDKIFQGISLPDVYLIVVTDGERILGLGDLGSDGMGIPVGKINLYVAAGGLHPSCCLPISLDVGTNNENLLNDPLYLGYKKKRLEGKEYDEFIERFVLGVKRNFPDALLQWEDFAKHKAFKLLERYRDRILSFNDDIQGTGSVALSALITAMRIKKQKFSDQKFLIVGMGQAGFGISSNIQNMLMEEGLSKEEAASKIYAYDVCGLLLEDTPGLTDNQKRFTQKQSSVANWKLESPNSISLLDIIRNAKVSILIGVTANNGLFNSEILGQMAKNDERPVIFALSNPTSKSECTPEEIVKATNGKALFAMGSPFAPFEYSGKKFVTSQCNNLYIFPGVGLGALVSRSTRITTKMFLKASKAISDLVTEDQCNANMLLPDLTNIRNVSFHVAKAVAIEARESGLGRLLSNEEYDNVIKKAQWEPQYYPFRSGLK; this is encoded by the coding sequence ATGAAAACTTATTCGATGAAAACTGACGCATTAACCGGAGAAAACTATTTGGAAGTTTATCTACACGGGCAGCAATTAGTGACCGATCCATTTCTCAACAAGGCATCTGCTTACAGTGAAGAAGAACGATTAAATTTAGGACTTTCAGGATTAATTCGCCCGGCTATCTCAAACATTGAGGATCAGAGACAGAGAAGCTATGAAATGTTTACACGCAAACACGATGAAATTGAAAAGTACATTTTTCTTCAAGGGTTGCTTAACAGAAACGAGACGTTGTTTTACAATCTTCTTTGTAACAATTTGATTGAAATGCTGCCGATTGTCTATACTCCAACAGTAGGAAAAGCCTGCTTAATGTTAAGTCACATTACAAGAGAGTACCGGGGCATTTATATCACCCCGGAAAATATCGGAAGCATTGATAAGATATTTCAAGGAATCTCTTTGCCCGATGTTTATTTAATCGTTGTAACTGATGGCGAAAGAATTCTTGGTTTAGGAGATCTCGGTTCCGATGGTATGGGTATTCCCGTTGGTAAAATTAATTTGTATGTAGCTGCCGGAGGATTGCATCCTTCATGTTGCCTTCCGATCAGTTTGGACGTAGGAACAAATAACGAAAATCTTCTCAATGATCCGCTCTATCTAGGTTACAAAAAGAAGAGACTTGAAGGAAAAGAGTATGATGAATTTATTGAACGGTTTGTCCTGGGTGTAAAGCGAAATTTTCCGGACGCATTGCTTCAGTGGGAAGATTTTGCTAAGCATAAAGCATTTAAACTGCTTGAAAGATACCGTGATAGAATTCTTTCTTTCAATGATGATATTCAAGGAACAGGATCCGTTGCGCTTTCTGCTTTAATTACTGCTATGAGAATTAAAAAACAAAAATTCTCTGATCAGAAATTTCTGATTGTCGGAATGGGACAAGCGGGTTTTGGCATTTCATCAAACATTCAAAATATGCTGATGGAAGAAGGATTGTCAAAAGAAGAAGCTGCTAGTAAAATTTATGCATATGATGTATGCGGACTTCTATTAGAGGATACTCCCGGTTTAACCGATAATCAAAAACGTTTTACTCAGAAGCAGTCATCGGTTGCTAATTGGAAATTAGAATCCCCCAATTCAATTTCTTTATTAGATATTATTAGAAACGCTAAAGTTTCAATTTTGATCGGTGTTACAGCAAACAACGGACTTTTCAATTCCGAAATCTTAGGTCAAATGGCAAAGAATGATGAACGACCTGTAATATTTGCTTTGTCTAATCCAACTTCAAAATCAGAATGCACTCCGGAAGAAATCGTAAAAGCCACAAATGGTAAAGCTTTATTTGCAATGGGAAGTCCATTCGCTCCATTTGAATACTCCGGAAAGAAATTTGTTACATCACAATGCAACAACCTTTACATTTTCCCCGGGGTTGGCTTAGGAGCGCTTGTCAGCCGATCAACAAGAATTACAACAAAAATGTTTTTAAAGGCGAGTAAAGCAATTAGCGATCTGGTTACAGAGGATCAGTGCAATGCGAATATGCTTCTTCCGGATCTTACAAATATTAGAAATGTTTCTTTTCATGTAGCCAAAGCTGTTGCTATTGAAGCGCGCGAATCTGGACTGGGACGATTATTGAGTAATGAGGAATATGATAATGTAATTAAAAAAGCTCAATGGGAACCTCAGTATTATCCATTCCGATCGGGTCTAAAATAA
- a CDS encoding NAD(P)/FAD-dependent oxidoreductase, producing MKKYDVAIIGGGPAGSVAALSLNKLGFEVCLIEKKSFPRETLCGEFLSREVTSNLQRLDLFENFLLLQPNPITSFKFFYDNGKFIKSDLNFTGYGLKRGRFDNFLLKSGKEKGIEVLQPVEVKEIKFRNDKYHITIHDGSFLSEITADKVIAAYGRQNILDKKLNRKFLNSRSYLNGIKFHVDDSAFHNLEKDTIKIFTSADIYCGINTVDENKVTVCFLEKRNNGLAHPREQLKKLMMSNKSFGSLFNDSIYKVLEELPVYGTGNIYFGNRELVKDGIYMIGDAAAVIAPLTGDGIGMAVESASLVADVFHKQRFKKLDDLETEKIYIKEWRSLFNKRIATAKTVQRIILNNHARKIGFSFIKTFPGILKAMIHSTRG from the coding sequence ATGAAAAAGTATGATGTTGCAATTATCGGAGGCGGACCCGCCGGATCAGTAGCGGCGCTTAGTCTTAACAAATTAGGCTTTGAGGTCTGTCTTATTGAAAAAAAATCTTTTCCAAGAGAAACATTGTGCGGAGAATTCTTATCAAGAGAAGTTACTTCCAATCTTCAACGGCTTGATTTGTTTGAAAATTTTTTGCTACTTCAGCCAAATCCTATTACTTCATTCAAATTTTTTTATGATAACGGCAAGTTTATTAAATCTGACTTAAATTTCACGGGCTATGGATTAAAGCGGGGTCGCTTTGATAACTTTCTGCTCAAATCCGGAAAAGAAAAAGGAATTGAAGTTCTTCAACCGGTAGAAGTTAAAGAAATTAAATTTCGTAATGATAAATACCACATTACAATTCACGATGGCTCATTCTTGAGTGAAATTACGGCAGATAAAGTTATTGCCGCTTACGGCAGACAGAACATTCTTGATAAAAAATTGAACAGAAAGTTTTTGAACAGCAGATCATACCTCAACGGCATCAAATTTCATGTTGACGACTCAGCATTCCATAATTTGGAAAAAGACACAATTAAAATTTTTACATCAGCTGATATTTATTGCGGCATAAATACCGTTGACGAAAATAAGGTGACGGTTTGTTTTTTGGAAAAAAGAAATAACGGTTTGGCTCATCCGAGGGAACAGCTTAAGAAGTTGATGATGTCGAACAAAAGTTTCGGATCGTTATTCAACGATTCTATTTATAAAGTTCTTGAGGAATTGCCGGTTTACGGAACCGGCAATATTTATTTTGGAAACCGCGAACTGGTTAAGGACGGTATTTATATGATCGGCGATGCCGCTGCTGTTATTGCGCCATTGACGGGAGACGGTATTGGAATGGCTGTAGAGAGCGCAAGTTTGGTGGCGGATGTTTTCCATAAACAGAGATTTAAAAAATTAGATGACCTTGAAACAGAAAAAATTTATATCAAGGAATGGCGGAGTCTTTTCAATAAAAGAATTGCGACAGCAAAAACTGTTCAAAGGATCATCTTAAATAATCATGCTCGGAAGATCGGCTTCAGTTTTATAAAAACTTTTCCCGGTATTCTTAAGGCAATGATCCACTCAACACGCGGATAA
- a CDS encoding methyltransferase domain-containing protein, whose protein sequence is MFLKRSYQKEIMDDFSITDERINYALKELSVINKFLGGNSTTRKGLKLFLNKHSFPNQIKILDVGAGGSDNFKIGKFFDGNVEICSFDINKGVCRYTNHQKLTGNVICGDVFYLPFKDSSFDIIHASLFLHHFNEEEINELLEKFLKISRYGIIINDLQRSIFALMGIKLLTFFFSRSKMVQNDGPLSVRRGFIKNELKKILSKINFNYSIRYRWAFRWLAVITK, encoded by the coding sequence ATGTTTCTTAAAAGAAGTTATCAAAAAGAAATTATGGATGATTTTTCTATCACCGATGAAAGAATTAATTATGCATTGAAAGAATTAAGTGTCATAAATAAGTTTCTTGGAGGAAATTCCACAACAAGAAAAGGGTTAAAACTATTTCTGAATAAACACTCTTTCCCCAATCAGATTAAAATTCTAGATGTTGGTGCAGGCGGTTCCGATAATTTTAAAATCGGAAAATTCTTTGATGGAAATGTTGAAATCTGCAGTTTTGATATTAATAAAGGTGTTTGCAGATACACAAATCATCAAAAATTAACTGGGAACGTAATTTGCGGTGATGTGTTTTATCTTCCTTTTAAAGATTCGAGCTTTGATATTATACACGCCTCTCTGTTTTTACATCATTTTAACGAAGAAGAAATAAATGAGTTACTGGAAAAATTTTTAAAAATTTCCAGATATGGAATTATTATCAACGATCTCCAGCGCTCAATCTTTGCTCTTATGGGAATTAAACTACTAACCTTTTTTTTCTCGCGAAGCAAAATGGTACAAAACGATGGACCTTTATCGGTTAGAAGAGGATTTATAAAAAATGAATTGAAAAAAATTCTTTCAAAAATAAATTTCAACTACTCAATAAGATACCGGTGGGCATTTCGATGGCTTGCCGTAATAACCAAATAA
- a CDS encoding type III polyketide synthase, whose protein sequence is MLIDIATASPPYKVLQSKVSEELKKRMTGRPAVARMIDAASAHSGIDSRYFVLPDADDSEDNKFYSSDGNYIRPSTKTRMEEYEKWSIALTEDAVKKLFDSTDFDPDKINRLITISCTGFFAPGLDYNLIEKFQLPRTIKRTNIGFMGCAASLIGFNSVLEAMNNSNEEGNALLVSVELCSLHLQTEATKDNILANLIFADGAAAVLFSNSESMKSKSKLKLLKTNSILFKNSSNYMGWKIGDFGFEMILSSELPKIILEEAVPALIKIFDNWGIKQNDIKHWALHPGGRAILDSLQTGLQLDNEEMMPSRNVLKNYGNMSSASILFVMKEIFNTREIKSNDFICAVAFGPGLSMEVALMKGV, encoded by the coding sequence ATGTTAATCGATATAGCCACAGCTTCGCCTCCGTATAAAGTTCTTCAATCAAAAGTGTCTGAAGAATTAAAAAAAAGAATGACTGGAAGACCAGCTGTGGCAAGAATGATTGACGCCGCTTCGGCTCATTCGGGAATTGATTCAAGATATTTTGTTTTACCGGATGCCGATGATTCAGAAGATAATAAATTTTATTCTTCTGATGGGAATTACATACGACCGAGCACTAAAACCCGGATGGAAGAATATGAAAAATGGTCTATTGCTCTTACCGAAGATGCAGTAAAAAAACTTTTTGATAGTACAGACTTCGATCCTGATAAAATTAACAGATTAATAACAATATCATGTACAGGTTTCTTTGCACCCGGATTGGATTATAACCTAATCGAAAAATTTCAATTACCGCGTACTATTAAGAGGACTAACATCGGCTTTATGGGATGCGCCGCTTCGCTAATTGGTTTTAATTCCGTTCTTGAAGCAATGAATAATTCAAATGAAGAGGGGAATGCACTTTTAGTTTCTGTTGAACTATGCAGTCTTCATTTACAAACAGAAGCTACAAAAGATAATATTCTCGCAAATCTAATCTTTGCCGACGGAGCCGCAGCCGTATTATTTTCTAACTCTGAATCAATGAAGTCCAAATCAAAATTGAAACTTCTTAAAACAAATTCAATCCTTTTTAAAAACTCGTCTAATTACATGGGCTGGAAAATTGGTGATTTTGGGTTTGAGATGATTCTTTCATCAGAACTTCCTAAAATAATTTTAGAAGAGGCGGTTCCAGCTCTAATAAAGATTTTTGATAACTGGGGAATAAAACAAAATGATATAAAACATTGGGCACTCCATCCGGGCGGTAGAGCAATTTTAGATTCCTTACAAACCGGACTTCAATTAGATAACGAAGAAATGATGCCATCGCGCAATGTTCTAAAGAACTATGGGAACATGTCTTCGGCATCAATTCTGTTTGTGATGAAGGAAATATTTAACACTAGGGAAATCAAGAGTAACGATTTTATTTGCGCTGTAGCTTTTGGCCCGGGGTTAAGCATGGAAGTTGCTTTAATGAAAGGCGTTTAA
- a CDS encoding response regulator transcription factor — protein sequence MRILLVEDEKKVASFIKKGLEEELYEVDTAFNGKDGVELALTDEYDLIISDIMMPLMNGLQLTKELRKNKIITPILLLTVKDGTKDKVEGLDSGADDYLSKPFAFEELTARVRALLRRQDSQKDNLLKADDLSIDLVAHKVTRSDKEIILTPKEYSILEYLLRNKNKIITRTKLIEHVYDFHFDSGTNVIDVYINKLRMKVDHGFEKQMIHTVRGVGYIIKE from the coding sequence ATGAGAATATTATTAGTAGAAGACGAGAAAAAGGTTGCTTCCTTTATAAAGAAAGGATTGGAAGAAGAGCTTTATGAAGTTGACACCGCGTTCAACGGGAAGGATGGAGTTGAACTTGCTCTTACAGATGAGTATGATTTGATTATCTCAGACATTATGATGCCGCTGATGAACGGTTTACAACTCACAAAGGAATTACGAAAAAATAAAATTATTACTCCAATACTTTTGCTTACTGTAAAAGATGGCACAAAAGATAAAGTTGAAGGACTTGATAGCGGTGCCGATGATTATTTATCAAAACCGTTTGCATTCGAAGAATTGACAGCTAGAGTGCGTGCTTTGCTAAGAAGACAAGACTCGCAAAAAGATAATTTGTTAAAAGCAGATGATCTGAGCATCGACCTAGTAGCCCATAAAGTAACCCGGTCCGATAAAGAGATTATACTAACTCCGAAAGAATACTCAATCCTGGAATATCTTTTAAGAAATAAGAATAAAATCATTACGCGTACAAAACTTATTGAACATGTATACGATTTTCATTTCGACAGCGGCACAAATGTAATTGATGTTTATATCAATAAACTCCGGATGAAAGTCGATCATGGATTTGAAAAACAGATGATTCACACTGTACGAGGCGTGGGTTATATTATTAAAGAATAG
- a CDS encoding ATP-binding protein, which produces MITKIKLFFTSTRFKITIWYSSLFFLMEFLLGMVIYFYIYSISHMNLDSSLKTQANSILRVIEEKHVDLDSFQPSTVYKSEDELIWDIAYDAIVFNRRNTFIEVTTSNRIIFKTANLGKITLSFPDKKEKAALFDYKNIDLSEGVVRVCQLKSKKYVVIVAYSKEYISQTLSNLKEIYILIAPIFFLISIVGGALISAKSLSRIDAIIRKTEEITGQNLDETIPGGEYFDEYGRLVKKMNEMVGRIKTSVDFMNQFSISAAHELKTPLTILRGEIEIALKSEKTPQQYIEVLKSNFEETIRMIKIIDNLFFISKSDNAMINIDYQEVELKSFLSSLSKSLGILGQEKNMSLVLEDLPNLYIQIDINLMKQALSNIIDNAFKFGDENTDVTISAIDLGEEIKICITNTGERIPAEEVEKIFDRFYRADISRTRKTGGVGLGLSVVKSIVNLHKGTVEVQTTNNSLTKLIIYLPKI; this is translated from the coding sequence ATGATTACAAAGATTAAATTATTTTTCACTTCAACACGATTCAAAATAACAATCTGGTATTCTTCCCTTTTCTTTTTGATGGAATTTTTACTCGGCATGGTAATCTATTTTTACATTTATAGCATTTCCCATATGAATCTGGATTCAAGCCTCAAAACGCAGGCAAATTCTATTCTACGAGTTATCGAAGAAAAACATGTTGATTTGGATTCTTTTCAGCCTAGCACCGTATACAAATCTGAAGATGAGTTAATTTGGGATATTGCTTACGATGCAATTGTTTTCAATCGTAGAAACACTTTTATAGAAGTTACTACATCGAACAGAATAATTTTCAAGACTGCAAATCTTGGTAAGATTACTTTATCCTTCCCGGATAAGAAAGAAAAAGCCGCTCTGTTCGATTATAAGAATATAGATCTATCTGAAGGCGTGGTAAGAGTTTGTCAATTAAAAAGCAAAAAGTATGTTGTTATTGTTGCTTACTCCAAAGAATACATTTCCCAAACACTCAGCAATCTAAAAGAAATTTATATTCTCATCGCTCCAATATTTTTCCTTATTTCAATTGTAGGCGGCGCTCTTATTTCCGCCAAATCCCTCTCTCGTATTGATGCAATTATAAGGAAGACAGAAGAAATAACCGGTCAAAATTTAGATGAGACCATTCCTGGCGGTGAATATTTTGATGAGTACGGTAGGTTAGTGAAAAAAATGAATGAAATGGTTGGGAGAATTAAAACTTCTGTGGATTTTATGAACCAATTCTCTATTTCGGCAGCGCATGAATTAAAAACTCCTTTGACAATCTTGCGCGGTGAAATCGAGATTGCTCTTAAGTCTGAAAAAACCCCGCAACAATACATTGAGGTTTTAAAAAGCAATTTCGAAGAGACAATAAGAATGATTAAGATCATTGATAATCTTTTCTTTATTTCGAAGAGCGATAACGCAATGATCAATATAGACTATCAAGAAGTCGAGCTTAAATCATTCTTAAGTTCTTTGTCTAAAAGTTTGGGAATATTAGGTCAAGAAAAAAACATGTCTTTGGTTTTAGAGGACTTGCCAAATTTATATATACAGATTGATATTAATTTGATGAAACAAGCATTATCCAATATCATCGATAATGCATTCAAGTTTGGAGATGAAAATACGGATGTGACCATTTCGGCAATTGATTTGGGAGAGGAAATTAAAATTTGCATCACTAATACCGGAGAAAGAATTCCAGCAGAGGAAGTCGAAAAAATATTTGATCGATTTTATCGTGCAGATATATCTAGAACAAGGAAAACCGGGGGTGTAGGACTGGGATTGTCTGTGGTGAAATCAATTGTGAATCTTCACAAAGGAACAGTAGAAGTGCAAACAACGAACAATTCATTAACAAAATTAATTATATATCTTCCAAAAATCTGA
- a CDS encoding glycosyltransferase family A protein, translating into MAKVTAFIPFVDESTTKGLVNQLKLTQSVDKIFVLSNEIAALPISGTEVLHIDCLESSKTVQIIAEKAETTFILLMTKPLKIDLGNFTVERFINVANDTGAGILYSDYYEIKAGNPEKHPTIDYQLGSIRDDFDFGPLLFIDSKTLKSVAETMHGTYKYAGLYDLRLNISRKSIISRIPEYFYHATETDFRNFGEKQFDYVDPKNRIVQIEMEQAATNHLKMINAFIESNFLEIEPLKNEFEVEASIIIPVKDRIKTIGDAVKSALKQKTDFQYNVLVVNNYSTDGTTELLNSIGIKEKRLIHILPNRKDLLIGGCWNEAIHNKACGKFAVQLDSDDLYTDENSLQSIVNVFRQEKCAMVIGSYKLTNFLLEEIPPGLVSHREWTDENGANNALRINGLGAPRAFYTPILRDIKIPNVSYGEDYFLGITISRNYIIGRIFEPIYFCRRWEGNTDSALDIYKQNSNNIYKDRLRTFEILARQKKNK; encoded by the coding sequence ATGGCAAAGGTTACTGCATTTATTCCGTTTGTAGATGAATCAACAACAAAGGGTTTAGTTAACCAACTTAAGCTAACTCAATCAGTTGATAAAATTTTTGTACTCTCAAATGAAATCGCGGCATTACCGATTAGCGGAACTGAAGTATTACATATTGATTGTTTAGAAAGTTCTAAGACAGTCCAAATTATTGCCGAAAAAGCTGAAACCACGTTTATTTTATTAATGACAAAGCCGCTAAAGATTGACTTAGGGAATTTTACGGTCGAGAGATTTATTAATGTTGCGAATGATACCGGTGCGGGAATTCTTTATTCAGATTATTATGAGATAAAAGCGGGGAATCCTGAGAAACATCCCACGATTGATTATCAGCTTGGAAGTATCCGCGATGATTTTGATTTTGGACCTCTCCTTTTTATAGACTCAAAGACGTTGAAAAGTGTTGCAGAAACAATGCACGGCACTTACAAGTACGCGGGTCTTTATGATTTGCGTCTGAACATTTCACGGAAAAGTATAATTAGCAGAATTCCGGAATATTTTTACCATGCGACAGAAACAGACTTTCGAAATTTCGGAGAAAAACAATTTGATTATGTCGATCCAAAGAACAGAATTGTGCAAATCGAGATGGAACAAGCGGCGACAAATCATTTGAAAATGATAAATGCTTTTATAGAATCAAATTTTTTAGAGATTGAACCGCTTAAAAATGAATTCGAAGTTGAAGCTTCAATAATTATTCCGGTAAAAGACAGAATAAAAACAATTGGCGACGCGGTTAAATCCGCGCTGAAACAAAAAACAGATTTCCAGTATAACGTACTAGTTGTTAATAATTATTCAACTGACGGAACAACAGAGTTATTAAATTCTATTGGAATCAAAGAGAAGAGGTTAATTCATATTCTTCCAAATAGAAAAGATTTATTGATTGGCGGATGCTGGAATGAAGCGATTCACAATAAAGCATGCGGAAAGTTCGCAGTACAACTTGACAGCGATGATCTCTATACCGACGAGAACTCACTCCAGTCCATTGTTAATGTTTTTAGACAAGAAAAATGTGCAATGGTGATTGGCTCATATAAATTAACAAATTTCTTATTAGAAGAAATTCCGCCGGGTTTAGTGAGTCACAGGGAATGGACAGACGAGAATGGTGCAAATAATGCATTAAGAATAAACGGACTAGGTGCACCCCGAGCGTTCTACACTCCAATTCTTCGAGATATCAAAATTCCAAATGTCAGTTACGGAGAAGATTATTTTCTTGGAATAACTATTTCGCGTAATTATATAATTGGAAGAATCTTTGAACCAATCTATTTTTGCAGGCGGTGGGAAGGCAACACGGATTCGGCTCTTGATATTTATAAACAAAACAGCAACAATATTTACAAGGACAGGCTCAGAACATTTGAAATTTTAGCAAGACAAAAGAAGAATAAATAA
- a CDS encoding DUF4922 domain-containing protein, which produces MLIEEKLEKNSGTDWWAERTKRLLIEQTSAWPLLKNNYENLANIQIRKFLFDDFEIKIQFNPDRIISSSADVSDKAIKARKCFLCQENLPTEQNSLVYNKHFYILVNPYPIFPEHFTISKRNHTPQTIIGNFEELLDLTRSIGKYYTIFYNGPKCGSSAPDHMHFQAGTKNIMPVEYEFNKMVNMLPRAVVGNGKIEVRFFENFLRYFISFESRDKGELLFAFKTFVNSFKKISAPHNEPMMNLTVSFQEDVWRLIIFPRQVHRPVQFFEDVKNQLLISPAAVDMGGLFIAPRLEDFEKLKKEDVINIFKQVTIPKEYFEFLRKKIGEIFI; this is translated from the coding sequence ATGCTGATTGAAGAAAAATTAGAAAAGAATTCCGGCACCGATTGGTGGGCTGAGCGTACAAAAAGGTTGCTAATAGAACAAACTTCTGCTTGGCCGTTATTAAAAAATAATTATGAAAATCTTGCAAATATTCAAATTCGAAAGTTTCTTTTTGATGACTTCGAAATTAAGATTCAATTCAACCCGGACAGAATAATATCTTCTTCCGCCGATGTTAGCGATAAGGCAATTAAAGCTAGAAAATGTTTTTTATGTCAAGAGAATCTTCCTACTGAGCAGAACAGTTTAGTTTATAACAAACATTTTTATATACTGGTTAACCCATATCCCATATTTCCGGAACATTTTACTATTTCGAAGAGAAACCATACTCCGCAAACCATCATCGGAAATTTTGAAGAGTTATTAGATCTCACCAGATCAATCGGAAAATATTATACTATCTTCTATAATGGTCCCAAATGCGGTTCTTCTGCACCGGACCATATGCATTTTCAGGCGGGAACAAAAAATATTATGCCGGTTGAATATGAGTTTAATAAGATGGTCAACATGCTTCCGAGAGCGGTTGTCGGAAATGGGAAAATCGAAGTAAGATTTTTCGAGAATTTTTTAAGGTACTTTATTTCTTTCGAATCGAGAGATAAAGGTGAATTGTTGTTTGCTTTCAAAACATTTGTAAATTCATTTAAAAAAATTTCCGCACCACATAACGAACCGATGATGAATTTGACAGTCAGTTTTCAGGAAGATGTTTGGCGGCTTATTATTTTTCCGCGACAAGTTCACAGACCGGTTCAATTTTTTGAAGATGTGAAAAATCAATTGCTTATCAGTCCAGCGGCAGTTGATATGGGAGGTCTATTTATAGCACCTCGCCTAGAAGATTTTGAAAAATTAAAAAAAGAAGATGTAATTAATATTTTCAAACAGGTAACTATCCCAAAAGAATATTTTGAGTTTTTAAGAAAAAAAATTGGTGAGATTTTTATATAA
- a CDS encoding SpoIIE family protein phosphatase, whose protein sequence is MKQENTKFLSTILLVEDEFNIAKLFNYNLTKAGFRCEVASNGREGYELAEKIKPDLILSDVMMPEVDGYEFRKRLLGNAELKQIPFVFLTAKGEEEDILQGYDLEIEDYIIKTSSPKVVIAKVSAILKSLEKERVKVVDEVQRAADSMGTKVVPEDFPQFEGFQIKHWHMPFKNVPGGDFIDYFKLDDDNIAIIMGDVMGKRWGAWYFAVAYAGYVRSAARFVLESSNDYQPSHILQKVNDSVFKDERISEVFITLSIIILDKKNKTARYSGAGDLPLIFKSKEVKRIVSTGVLLGFSKSGEYEDIELNLESGDELFLVTDGITEARNKAGDLYGEERLMQFIGRLNSKNDSLDQLKKEIFDYTGGEMDDDVSVINVKVL, encoded by the coding sequence ATGAAACAAGAAAACACAAAATTTCTGAGCACCATTCTTCTTGTCGAAGATGAGTTCAACATTGCAAAGCTTTTTAATTATAATCTTACTAAAGCCGGGTTCCGTTGCGAGGTTGCAAGTAATGGAAGAGAGGGATATGAACTTGCAGAAAAAATTAAACCGGATTTGATTTTAAGCGACGTTATGATGCCTGAAGTTGATGGGTATGAATTCCGCAAACGTCTGTTAGGAAATGCCGAGCTCAAACAGATTCCATTCGTTTTTCTTACCGCAAAAGGAGAAGAAGAAGATATACTCCAAGGATATGATCTCGAGATAGAAGACTATATTATTAAAACATCCAGCCCAAAGGTGGTAATAGCAAAAGTCTCGGCTATATTAAAGAGTTTGGAAAAGGAACGTGTTAAAGTTGTTGACGAAGTCCAAAGGGCAGCTGATTCAATGGGAACAAAAGTTGTTCCGGAAGATTTTCCACAGTTCGAAGGATTTCAAATCAAACATTGGCATATGCCGTTTAAGAATGTTCCCGGTGGGGATTTTATTGACTACTTTAAATTGGATGACGATAACATTGCAATAATTATGGGCGATGTAATGGGTAAACGATGGGGCGCATGGTATTTTGCAGTGGCTTATGCCGGATATGTACGAAGTGCCGCGCGGTTTGTCCTGGAATCATCGAATGATTATCAGCCAAGTCACATATTACAAAAAGTAAACGATTCGGTTTTTAAGGACGAGAGAATTTCAGAAGTGTTTATAACACTCTCTATAATTATACTAGATAAAAAAAATAAGACAGCACGATATTCGGGAGCCGGAGACCTGCCGCTTATTTTCAAATCCAAAGAAGTAAAGAGAATAGTTTCTACCGGAGTACTGCTTGGTTTTAGTAAATCCGGCGAATATGAAGATATAGAACTTAACCTCGAAAGCGGAGATGAATTATTTTTGGTAACCGACGGAATTACTGAAGCGCGCAACAAAGCAGGTGATCTTTACGGCGAAGAAAGATTAATGCAATTTATCGGCAGACTCAATTCTAAGAATGATTCTCTTGATCAATTGAAAAAAGAAATATTTGATTATACCGGCGGCGAAATGGACGATGATGTTAGTGTTATTAATGTGAAAGTATTGTAA
- a CDS encoding STAS domain-containing protein — MEIVEEIIDDVIVEIINLDRATLREAEELKFNVNEKINAGYKKIIIDLTAVEFIDSTFLGVIVNTLKKVAKLGGDLKLVGFKPAIRSMFELTRLFRVFESFSDLQDAIRSFSK; from the coding sequence ATGGAAATAGTCGAAGAAATAATTGATGATGTAATAGTAGAAATAATTAATCTTGATAGAGCAACTTTACGAGAAGCCGAAGAACTGAAATTTAACGTAAATGAGAAAATTAACGCCGGCTATAAAAAAATAATTATTGATCTTACTGCCGTTGAGTTTATAGACTCTACATTTCTTGGAGTAATCGTTAACACCCTCAAAAAAGTAGCAAAGCTGGGCGGTGATTTAAAATTAGTTGGTTTTAAACCAGCAATTAGATCTATGTTTGAGCTAACTCGTTTGTTTAGAGTTTTCGAATCTTTCAGTGATTTACAAGATGCAATAAGAAGCTTTAGTAAATGA